TCATCAGCGAATTTCATTTATCCATTGGTAGAGCTAAGTGTTGCCACTTCTCTGATCAACTCGCTCCCACATGGCACACTGATTGCTCTGTCTTGAGACGTTCGCTTGATCTTTGAATTTTTGAATTCACGAAATCCGGCCTATCATGGCATCCGGAGTGGGATGCCAACTAAGGGTGAGGACAACGAGACCTTTGGTGGAGAACGTTTTCTGTAATTTTCGCCCTGGCTAAATTTTTCTTGATTGAGGAGAGATTTATGAAATGGAGAAATCTCAATAAGTTCTCGATTGTCGTTTTTTGCTTCTTTTTGTTGACGAGTAACTGGTCGGTCGGCAGCATGTTCTCCGATGAGATGCCGGGAGGAAACTGGACGCTTTCCTCCCACCCGCTTTGGAGTGCGGCAGAACCGGTGAATGTTGTTAGCGTAACCACTCACCTCAAGAGGCTAACGGTAACCAGCGTCGGCGTGAGAAATGGAAACAATAAGAGGATTTCTAGTGTTAGCTTCAAGTGGTTTATTGTTCGCATAAGCGCGGGACAATCGGGACAAGAAGAGTACAACGTCAAGGCTTGGGGGGAGACCCCTACTATAGGCATTTCCGGTGGGATCGCACCCGGCACAACAGCCGAGGTGGCGTTCCCCTTTGTGAGTTTCATAGATCAGGCACCAGCTTTCTGGGAGCAGCAGGCACATACTCTCTCAGGGGAATACCGAATCTATGTTGGTGTGAACGAAATCCGCTACGAGGATAGCACCGTGGAGTTCGCATTGCTCTGGCCATTCCCTCCCATACTGATTTGGCCATGTCCTGGCTGCGCTATGCAGAAGTGTGAACTTAACAGGTTTGCAAATGCCTACCGTTGTGTCGGGAGCGGTGCCTGCGAGTTTTGTACGAACAATAATACTTCGTGCACCACGACACTTTGCAGAGCACCGGGTGGCGACGGTTGAACAACAACACTCCAACGGCTAGGCTTCCGGGCTGTTTCAAACTAGCTCGTTCTGCCAAGACGGCCCAAGAGCAACACAAGTGATTGTTGCAGCTCTTCGGCGGCGTAGAGTGGCGATATGCTTAACGCTTCGATTTTTCCAATAGCCCTGCTCTTCTCTCCATCTCTGCTTGACGATTGAGAAATGAGTTTCCTAAATTTGCAGCTACGGACAGAAATCGGTTAGAGTAGAGTCAAATGAAAACGCGGCATGAAATCTCACTGATCCTACTCCTTTCATTGTTCGTCCCGCCCTTCCCAGTCAGGTCCGGAGCTATCCAACGGGAAGAGGCTGCAAAAGTAGATATTGCTTTGAAAGCAGCACTCGGCGAGCAGGATGTTGCCAGAAGAATCACTTTGCTTCGAGAATTTATTGACCGGTTCCGAGCCGCCGAACCATACAAACGCCGGATCGCTTGGGAATGGTTGCTCGACGCCTATGTTGAGCTTGCGACACGCCAGAACGAAGAGGGCAACTATACAAAGGCATTGCTAACCGCTCATCAAGTGCTTCAGGATGGTGACCGGCTCAGCACTGGTGACACCCTCGATGTTACACCGTTCGCCAACGACAAAGAGAGCCTGGTTCCAAGAATCGCCCGAGCGCGCTTTGAAGCAGGCAAAGCGCTGGCCGGCCTGAAGCAGTATCAAGAAGCCGAAACGGAACTGCTGCGTGCGGAGCATCTGATGAGTTGGATGAATGACGATTTTTATCTTCGATTGGCTGAGGTGGCTCAACATCTGGATAAGGAACGGGCCTTGAGCTATTACCTGAAGGCATTGGTTGCTCGCCCAGCAAAAGTCGAAGAAGTGGTCCGCCGTTTGAAGGAATTTTATGTGAAAGTAAAAGGCACTGAGCAAGGGTTGGCCAATCTGATTTCGCGGACCGTCGAGGAGGATCGAGTGCAGCGGCGAGGGGCGGTTTTGAGTCAGAAGATGACCGGTCCCCAAGCTCCTGACTTTGAGCTGACAGCATTGGATGGCCCGGCAATCAAGCTCTCATTATTGCGTGGAAAAGTTGTCGTGCTTCACTTTTGGGCCACCTGGTGCGCTCCATGCATTTGGGAATTACCACAGATCGAGAAGCTGCATCGGCAGCTTCAAACAAACCGAGAGGTGGTACTGCTGACCATCAGTGTTGATCAGAGTGATTCTACCCTTAAGGAGTTCCTCTCGAAGCATGGCTACACATTTGCTGTTCTCCGAGACAAAGAGAGCGCAGTGAAGAAAGCTTATGGTCTGGATGCAATCCCGGCCATTCTGTTCATTGATCGCGCTGGCCGCGTTCGCTTTGAAGTCGTTGGTTCTCGACCGCACGACCGCTTTTTCCTAGAAGAACTCAACTGGAGAATTGAGGATTTGCTCACTGAGAGAAATAGCTGAGGAAGGCGAGTCAGTCCACAAACACGGGCATTCGAGAGCATGGAGGTGAAAATCACACTTCGGGAGGTTGCACGAATCACAGCCTGGTTATTCTCCAAGTGGCATGGCAACATTCTCTCGAGGGATACGCGCAGCAGCAGGCGTTGGGATCATTACGCATTGATGCGCAAACTCAGCACCTCCGACTCAGGTGCTTTCAGAATGCAATCCACCTAGGCTTTGAGCCCTTGATTTCTAATGACGAGGTTGTACCAATAGTCCAGAGAAAGGCCACGTTTGACGAAGCGACAGGCAGAGCAGCAGCAGAACGTCCCAAGCAGGCGTCTGCGATTTTCCATGCGCATTAGCATCACTACTCATGCTGCGCTCGTTTCTGCTGAGCCGCGCAAGCGTCTCATCACAACGTTGCCGGACGTGCAACGTCTAGACGAGCCGAGTGAATCAGAGTGGCGCGGTGCAGACGCGCCAGAGCCGCGCATTTGTTGCCAGCCAGTGGACAGCATGAACGAGCCGGTGAGGCAATGGGTGGTGCTGTTGAAGGCGCGACGGATTGGAGGTGACGACCCCCCACGTTGCACGGCTGGCTACCCTCGTGTGAGCGGCTGCCGCCCTTGAAGTAAATGGTGCGTCAAGCTCGGCGATTCCCGCCCAGCTAGTTCAGGTCTCAGCATGCTTTGGGCTCCACAAACATGGTCTTTTTCTCGACAATGGTAAGAACATCTCATTCAGCGGTTGGTGGCCACCGTGCCTGGTGATATCCTGGACTTCAAACATCCGGAGATCGAAATCAGGAAGAAATGAAGCGCGGGTTTGCGGAACGAGAACTTGTGATCGGTCGCAACCCGATTGTGGCCTGTTGCAACCTGCTTGCGATCTGTCGCAACCATGGCTTCTGGCTGATACTGAAGGATTTTGCTTCATTTCCTTCAGACGAGCGACTTGCAGACTTGCGATATTTCGCAACCCATGCCTCCGACAGGTCTCCACTCGCTCATCAGCGAATTTCATTCATCCATACGAGCCACAACGAGTTGATCTTCTATTCTGCGGCGCGTCTCCCTCCGGCATAGGAGTTGCGAGACAGTGGGTTCTGAAACCTAACACCAAACCAGGAGGAAGAACATAAAACACGCAAGATCAACTTTGAGTTTAGCGCTAGTTGTTTTAGTTTCATTTATTATGGCCACACTGGCTTTTCCTTCAGGGCCGATCCAGGCAAGCCGGCTGATGTTGACCTCTATGGTGAGTTCTTCACAGTCGGGCATAGAACCGAAAGTCATTGAGCAAAGAGGTCGCTCAGGCAGCGTGCTGGCTCGACTGCGGATTACTCCTGGAACCCGGCCCGGTGAATCTCGATTCGAGGTAGAGGATTTCAACCAGCCGATTCCGGTCAGAGCCATCGGAACAGGCATGATCTCCGATACCGAAGTTGCGGTTCAACTCGTGGGGTCACGAAGTGGAACGCGACTTGGCTTGCGAGCGAAAGCAAACGGTGGCGCATCAGCAGAGACTCGGATCACGCTCTCGCTTGATCGCCTGAGTTTCAATCTCATCGTGGACGAAAAAGTACAGGCGCTGATGAACGAATTACAGAGGCTGGTCGCCGCTGGTGCAAGTAACGTCCAATTCAAAAGCTTGGCGCGGAAAATGGACAGTGCTCTGCAACTAAGCTCACGTTACCGGCCTTTCGTTGACCAAGTCAAACGCTCCGCCGCTTTTACTATTGTAACCACAGCTCGTTCCCTCACGACCTCAGCTTCTCCCGAG
This sequence is a window from Blastocatellia bacterium. Protein-coding genes within it:
- a CDS encoding TlpA family protein disulfide reductase, whose product is MKAALGEQDVARRITLLREFIDRFRAAEPYKRRIAWEWLLDAYVELATRQNEEGNYTKALLTAHQVLQDGDRLSTGDTLDVTPFANDKESLVPRIARARFEAGKALAGLKQYQEAETELLRAEHLMSWMNDDFYLRLAEVAQHLDKERALSYYLKALVARPAKVEEVVRRLKEFYVKVKGTEQGLANLISRTVEEDRVQRRGAVLSQKMTGPQAPDFELTALDGPAIKLSLLRGKVVVLHFWATWCAPCIWELPQIEKLHRQLQTNREVVLLTISVDQSDSTLKEFLSKHGYTFAVLRDKESAVKKAYGLDAIPAILFIDRAGRVRFEVVGSRPHDRFFLEELNWRIEDLLTERNS